A genomic region of Rhodohalobacter sp. SW132 contains the following coding sequences:
- a CDS encoding DUF6567 family protein — translation MKKLNIIVLFAAVMLTGCSNSGAFLSANQTIVNLNEGNYSIAATNVTGESESAYVFGLSYSTGFTATSFALARVAGSGQMYADALENLWLNYESENGSAANQRLALANVRYDTDILNLIVYSKVRLTVRADIIEFE, via the coding sequence ATGAAGAAGTTAAATATTATCGTACTGTTCGCGGCTGTTATGTTAACGGGATGTTCTAATTCAGGAGCTTTTTTATCCGCCAATCAAACCATTGTGAACCTCAACGAAGGCAACTATTCAATAGCCGCAACGAATGTTACCGGTGAATCGGAGTCAGCCTATGTGTTCGGATTGAGTTATTCGACAGGGTTTACGGCTACATCATTTGCCTTAGCACGGGTGGCGGGCAGCGGCCAGATGTATGCGGATGCGCTGGAAAATCTCTGGTTGAATTATGAATCAGAAAATGGATCAGCTGCAAACCAAAGACTGGCACTGGCCAATGTTAGGTATGACACAGATATCCTGAACTTGATCGTATATTCAAAAGTACGGTTAACTGTAAGAGCGGATATAATCGAATTTGAATAA
- a CDS encoding DUF2179 domain-containing protein → MIEFSILPAAFVPVFIFFARIIDVSIGTIRIMFVAKGYKLESALLGFIEILIWIIVIAQIFQNLDNWLNYVAYAGGFASGVYIGMFIEERMKKGVQLFRIIPLKDSEVLFEKLKESGFRVVAVDGVGRSGPVKIIFTIAKRSRWQELAGLIALHAPDSFYSAEDVRFTSELEENPVIKQDMVTRMLKLKKGI, encoded by the coding sequence ATGATTGAATTTTCAATTTTACCAGCAGCATTTGTACCGGTCTTTATATTCTTTGCAAGGATAATTGATGTCAGTATTGGCACCATCCGAATAATGTTTGTAGCTAAGGGGTACAAACTTGAATCTGCACTTCTGGGCTTTATTGAGATATTGATCTGGATTATTGTGATCGCACAGATCTTTCAGAATCTGGATAACTGGCTGAATTACGTCGCCTATGCGGGAGGTTTTGCTTCGGGTGTTTATATCGGAATGTTCATTGAAGAGCGGATGAAAAAGGGTGTCCAGCTGTTCAGAATTATTCCTTTAAAGGATTCAGAAGTTCTTTTCGAAAAACTGAAAGAGTCAGGTTTCAGAGTGGTGGCTGTTGATGGTGTTGGGAGATCGGGACCGGTTAAAATAATTTTTACAATAGCTAAACGAAGTCGCTGGCAGGAACTGGCCGGTTTGATCGCATTACATGCCCCTGATTCATTCTATTCGGCAGAGGATGTACGATTTACATCCGAACTGGAAGAGAACCCTGTTATTAAGCAGGATATGGTGACCAGAATGCTCAAGCTTAAAAAGGGTATTTAA